The following proteins are encoded in a genomic region of Brachypodium distachyon strain Bd21 chromosome 1, Brachypodium_distachyon_v3.0, whole genome shotgun sequence:
- the LOC100824734 gene encoding probable inactive receptor kinase At1g48480 codes for MAAMPGLARVALAVLVLFSALPASLSDDLNSDAQALQGLRSAVGRSALPSWNNSTPTCQWDGVSCESGRVVELRLPGAGLIGTLPSGVLGNLTALRTLSLRYNALTGPIPDDLSRATELRALYLQHNSFSGEVPASLFTLKNLVRLDIAENKFSGEISPDFNKLNRLGSLLLESNDFSGEIPKLDLPTLEQFNVSYNKLNGSIPTKLRKMPKDSFLGTTLCGGPLGLCPGETAPTPAGAPGSQPDAGGVADVAGSKKKKLSGGAIAGIAIGCVFGVLLLLALLFFLCRKRSSKARSTAAVEKGHDLGMAQLDAEPKGQNGSAAGNGVHAGAAAGAVPAAASAAAVAAAAAAAKSGGSTGGTKKLIYFGPMAVAPPFDLEDLLRASAEVLGKGAFGTAYKAVMESGAAVAVKRLKDVDLPEPEFRERIAAIGAVQHELVVPLRAYYFSKDEKLLVYDYMSMGSLSALLHGNRASGRTPLDWETRSAIALAAARGVAHIHSTGPTASHGNIKSSNVLLTKNYEARVSDHGLPTLVGPSFSPTRVSGYRAPEVTDIRRVSQKADVYSFGVLLLELLTGKAPTHAVVNEEGLDLPRWVQSVVREEWTAEVFDQELLRYQSVEEEMVQLLQLAIDCSAQHPDRRPTMSDAAARIDEIRRSSSDRQATESAGGDREGDEPSL; via the exons atggcggcaATGCCGGGGCTGGCAAGGGTGGCCCTTGCCGTCCTGGTACTCTTCTCTGCCCTCCCCGCCTCCCTCTCCGACGACCTCAACTCCGACGCGCAGGCGCTGCAGGGGCTGCGGTCGGCTGTGGGGCGGTCCGCGCTGCCTTCGTGGAACAACAGCACGCCGACGTGCCAGTGGGATGGCGTGTCCTGCGAGAGCGGCCGCGTCGTGGAGCTCCGGCTCCCGGGCGCCGGCCTCATCGGCACGCTCCCCTCGGGCGTGCTCGGCAACCTCACCGCGCTCCGCACGCTCTCCCTCCGCTACAACGCGCTCACGGGCCCCATCCCGGACGACCTCTCCCGCGCCACCGAGCTCCGGGCGCTCTACCTCCAGCACAACAGCTTCTCGGGCGAGGTACCGGCGTCGCTCTTCACGCTCAAGAACCTGGTGAGGCTGGACATCGCGGAGAACAAGTTCTCGGGCGAGATCTCGCCCGACTTCAACAAGCTCAACCGCCTCGGGTCGCTGCTCCTCGAGAGCAACGacttctccggcgagatcccCAAGCTGGACCTGCCGACGCTGGAGCAGTTCAACGTGTCGTACAACAAGCTCAACGGCTCCATCCCGACCAAGCTCCGGAAGATGCCCAAGGACTCCTTCCTGGGCACCACGCTGTGCGGTGGCCCACTGGGCCTGTGCCCCGGAGAGACCGCGCCCACGCCGGCTGGGGCGCCGGGGTCCCAGCCAGATGCGGGCGGCGTCGCTGACGTCGCTggcagcaagaagaagaagctctcAGGCGGCGCCATCGCCGGCATTGCCATCGGCTGCGTGTTCGGCGTGCTACTCTTGCTCGCCCTGCTTTTCTTCCTCTGCCGGAAGAGGTCCAGCAAGGCCAGGTctacggcggcggtggagaaggGGCACGACCTTGGCATGGCCCAGCTGGACGCGGAGCCCAAGGGGCAGAACGGCTCGGCAGCCGGCAACGGAGTCCACGCCGGAGCCGCAGCCGGAGCGGTGCCAGCCGCAGCTAGcgctgccgccgtggccgcggcagcagcagcagccaagTCCGGAGGGTCGACGGGCGGTACGAAGAAGCTCATCTACTTCGGGCCCATGGCGGTGGCCCCGCCGTTCGACCTGGAGGACCTGCTGCGCGCGTCGGCGGAGGTGCTGGGCAAGGGCGCGTTCGGGACGGCGTACAAGGCCGTGATGgagagcggcgccgccgtggccgtgaagcggctcaaGGACGTGGACCTCCCGGAGCCGGAGTTCCGGGAGCGGATCGCGGCCATCGGCGCCGTGCAGCACGAGCTGGTGGTGCCCCTCCGCGCCTACTACTTCAGCAAGGACGAGAAGCTCCTCGTCTACGACTACATGTCCATGGGCAGCCTCTCCGCCCTGCTccacg GTAACCGGGCTTCGGGACGGACGCCGCTGGACTGGGAGACGAGGTCGGCGAtcgcgctggcggcggcgcgcggggtggCGCACATCCACTCCACGGGCCCCACGGCGTCGCACGGCAACATCAAGTCCTCCAACGTGCTGCTCACCAAGAACTACGAGGCCCGGGTGTCGGACCACGGCCTGCCCACGCTGGTCGGACCGTCGTTCTCACCGACCCGGGTCTCCGGCTACCGCGCCCCGGAGGTGACCGACATCCGGAGGGTGTCGCAGAAGGccgacgtgtacagcttcggcgtgctgctgctggagctgctCACGGGGAAGGCGCCCACACACGCCGTCGTCAACGAGGAAGGCCTTGACTTGCCCCGGTGGGTGCAGTCCGTGGTCCGGGAGGAGTGGACCGCCGAGGTGTTCGACCAGGAGCTTCTCAGGTACCAGAGcgtcgaggaggagatggtgcAGCTCCTCCAGCTCGCCATCGACTGCTCCGCGCAGCACCCGGACAGGAGGCCGACAATGTCCGACGCGGCCGCCCGGATCGACGAGATCCGACGGTCCAGCAGCGACCGGCAGGCAACAGAGAGCGCCGGCGGTGACCGTGAGGGCGACGAGCCTTCTCTATAA